In one Streptomyces sp. NBC_00597 genomic region, the following are encoded:
- a CDS encoding DegT/DnrJ/EryC1/StrS family aminotransferase yields the protein MNRIPLVDLQAAHAEVAQEIRAGFDRVLADTAFIGGEEVRAFEREYAAFAGVGHCVGVANGTDALELALRASGVGVGDEVVLPANTFIATAGAVARIGARPVLVDCLPDTLLMDPQAALDAVGRATRAVVPVHLYGQCAAAAELAAQLPAHAKVVEDAAQSQGATRAGRTAGSGGIAATSFYPGKNLGAYGDAGAVVTDDEETADLVRALANHGGIAKYRHDVAGFNSRLDGLQAVVLRAKLARLADGNAARRAAAACYDELLADLAAAGRLTLPVTAADNVHVWHLYVVRVSGADRDEVVGKLNAEGIGAGVHYPAPVHLTPAFGHLGHGRGAFPHAERAADRMLSLPLFPQITAAQQQRVVDALTSALL from the coding sequence ATGAACCGGATACCGCTCGTGGACCTGCAGGCGGCGCACGCCGAGGTCGCGCAGGAGATACGCGCAGGATTCGACCGGGTGCTGGCCGACACCGCCTTCATCGGCGGTGAGGAGGTCCGCGCCTTCGAGCGCGAATACGCAGCCTTCGCCGGGGTCGGGCACTGCGTCGGCGTGGCCAACGGCACCGACGCGCTCGAACTGGCCCTGCGCGCCAGTGGGGTCGGCGTCGGCGACGAGGTGGTACTGCCCGCCAACACGTTCATCGCCACCGCCGGTGCCGTCGCCCGGATCGGCGCCCGGCCGGTCCTGGTCGACTGCCTGCCCGACACCCTGCTCATGGACCCGCAGGCCGCGCTGGACGCGGTCGGCAGGGCCACCCGGGCCGTCGTCCCGGTCCACCTGTACGGACAGTGCGCCGCAGCCGCGGAACTGGCCGCGCAGCTGCCGGCGCACGCCAAGGTCGTCGAGGACGCCGCGCAGAGCCAGGGCGCCACCCGCGCCGGCCGCACGGCCGGCAGCGGCGGGATCGCCGCCACCAGCTTCTACCCGGGCAAGAACCTGGGCGCGTACGGCGACGCGGGCGCGGTCGTGACCGACGACGAGGAGACGGCCGACCTCGTTCGGGCCCTGGCCAACCACGGCGGCATCGCCAAGTACCGGCACGACGTGGCCGGGTTCAACAGCCGGCTCGACGGCCTCCAGGCCGTCGTGCTGCGGGCCAAGCTCGCCCGCCTCGCCGACGGGAACGCGGCCCGCCGCGCCGCCGCCGCCTGCTACGACGAACTGCTCGCCGACCTGGCGGCGGCCGGACGCCTGACCCTGCCCGTCACCGCGGCGGACAACGTCCACGTGTGGCACCTGTACGTCGTCCGGGTCAGCGGAGCCGACCGCGACGAGGTCGTCGGCAAGCTCAACGCGGAAGGCATCGGTGCCGGCGTGCACTATCCGGCCCCGGTCCACCTCACCCCGGCCTTCGGCCACCTCGGTCACGGCCGCGGGGCCTTCCCGCACGCCGAGCGGGCCGCGGACCGGATGCTCTCCCTCCCGCTCTTCCCGCAGATCACCGCCGCCCAGCAGCAGCGGGTCGTGGACGCCCTCACGAGCGCCCTGCTCTGA
- a CDS encoding Gfo/Idh/MocA family oxidoreductase: MNDTGKDTAKDTVKFAGRTAGAAGPAGPRRMERLGVAVVGAGYWGPNLVRNFQSSPEFRLRWLCDLNVDRARKVLGGYSTVQATADYAAVLADPAVEAVAVATPAGTHLDVALAALRAGKHVLVEKPLAATYEDGLRLVTEAEARGLTLMCDHTYCYTPAVGRIREMVRAGDLGEIQFFDSVRINLGLVQKDVDVLWDLAPHDLSVLDFILPENVRPVAVAAHGADPIGAGQSCVAYLTLTLNTGAIAHVHVNWLSPVKVRTTMVGGSKRTLVWDDLNPTQRIAVFDRGVDMTAPQEIGADERRDMLVSYRSGDMVAPALGEKEALRSMVEEFAAAVRTRRPALTDGRSGLQVLDILEAASRSLEFRGAVVGLRTGR, from the coding sequence GTGAACGACACCGGGAAAGACACCGCGAAGGACACCGTGAAATTCGCGGGGCGCACCGCAGGAGCCGCAGGACCCGCGGGTCCGCGACGGATGGAGCGGTTAGGCGTCGCCGTCGTCGGCGCGGGCTACTGGGGCCCCAATCTCGTCCGCAACTTCCAGTCGAGTCCGGAGTTCCGGCTCCGTTGGCTCTGCGATCTGAACGTCGACCGGGCCCGGAAGGTGCTCGGCGGCTACTCCACCGTCCAGGCGACCGCGGACTACGCGGCCGTCCTTGCCGACCCGGCCGTCGAGGCCGTCGCCGTGGCCACCCCGGCCGGCACCCACCTCGACGTGGCGCTGGCCGCCCTGCGCGCCGGCAAGCACGTCCTCGTGGAGAAGCCCCTCGCGGCCACGTACGAGGACGGTCTGCGCCTGGTCACCGAGGCGGAGGCGCGCGGCCTCACCCTCATGTGCGACCACACCTACTGCTACACGCCGGCCGTCGGCCGCATCCGCGAGATGGTCCGGGCGGGCGACCTCGGCGAGATCCAGTTCTTCGACTCGGTCAGGATCAACCTGGGGCTCGTCCAGAAGGACGTCGACGTCCTGTGGGACCTGGCCCCCCACGACCTGTCGGTCCTCGACTTCATCCTCCCGGAGAACGTGCGGCCCGTCGCCGTCGCCGCGCACGGGGCCGACCCGATCGGCGCCGGCCAGTCCTGCGTCGCCTATCTGACGCTCACGCTCAACACCGGCGCCATCGCCCACGTGCACGTCAACTGGCTGTCCCCGGTCAAGGTCCGCACCACGATGGTCGGCGGATCCAAGCGCACCCTGGTGTGGGACGACCTCAACCCCACCCAGCGCATCGCCGTGTTCGACCGCGGGGTGGACATGACCGCTCCGCAGGAGATCGGCGCGGACGAACGCCGCGACATGCTCGTCTCCTACCGCAGCGGCGACATGGTGGCCCCCGCGCTCGGCGAGAAGGAAGCCCTGCGCAGCATGGTCGAGGAGTTCGCCGCCGCCGTCAGGACACGCCGACCGGCACTGACCGACGGCCGGTCGGGCCTCCAGGTCCTCGACATCCTCGAAGCGGCCTCCCGCAGCCTGGAGTTCCGCGGCGCGGTCGTCGGACTGCGCACCGGCCGTTGA
- a CDS encoding glycosyltransferase family 2 protein: protein MTSIVIPAHNEGRGIGRLLDALLADTPDSGPDIVVVCNGCTDDTASVAGARGPRVRVVEIPTPSKHTALRVGDEHARGFPRLYVDADVVFGAADVRALAGALASGPGLLAAAPGRDIPLSGCAWPVRAYYRVWQRLPAVREGLFGRGVIAVTEPGHARLAALPPLMADDLAASLAFAPQERRVVEAARVVVHPPRTWADLIRRRVRAATSSAELERFQASAASKTPGASERSGSRAGAQARTAPSARTGSGDLRALLRAQPSLLPGVVVFVVAALAARRGSRKAIRSGDFSTWLRDESSRQG, encoded by the coding sequence GTGACCAGCATCGTGATCCCGGCCCACAACGAGGGCCGGGGCATCGGCCGGCTCCTCGACGCGCTCCTGGCGGATACCCCGGATTCCGGGCCCGACATCGTCGTGGTGTGCAACGGCTGTACGGACGACACCGCCTCGGTGGCGGGCGCGCGGGGTCCCCGCGTACGGGTGGTGGAGATACCGACTCCCTCCAAGCACACGGCACTTCGGGTCGGGGACGAGCACGCGCGGGGCTTCCCCCGGCTGTACGTCGACGCCGACGTCGTGTTCGGGGCGGCCGACGTACGGGCGCTGGCCGGAGCCCTCGCCTCCGGCCCCGGCCTCCTCGCCGCGGCGCCCGGACGGGACATCCCCCTCTCCGGGTGCGCCTGGCCGGTCCGCGCGTACTACCGCGTCTGGCAGCGGCTCCCGGCCGTCCGCGAGGGGCTGTTCGGACGGGGGGTCATCGCGGTGACCGAACCGGGGCACGCGCGTCTCGCCGCCCTGCCCCCACTGATGGCCGACGACCTGGCGGCGTCCCTCGCGTTCGCGCCGCAGGAGCGGCGCGTGGTCGAGGCGGCGCGGGTCGTGGTGCATCCGCCCCGCACCTGGGCGGACCTGATCAGGCGTCGGGTCAGGGCGGCGACGTCGTCCGCCGAGCTGGAGCGGTTCCAGGCATCGGCGGCGTCGAAGACACCGGGGGCGTCGGAGCGGTCCGGGTCCCGGGCGGGCGCCCAGGCGCGGACCGCACCGTCCGCGCGCACCGGATCGGGCGATCTGCGCGCACTGCTCCGGGCCCAGCCGAGCCTGCTGCCCGGGGTCGTGGTGTTCGTCGTGGCGGCCCTCGCCGCCCGCCGGGGATCCCGCAAGGCCATCCGCAGCGGGGACTTCTCCACATGGCTGCGCGACGAGAGCAGCCGGCAGGGCTGA
- a CDS encoding TolB-like translocation protein → MTRSRRLLVLAVAVLLLGGLGTALVLRAAARAEQTQEGDPTVAAGRVTLGRQDRLAFLNGAQGPHRGALVSVPGQEPQAERTASGLTCQRFHAAAGTGVCLNSSPGALAQDNRALIVDSDLRTLHAFPLAGTPSRARVSPSGHFAAWTVFVSGESYGAAFFSTRTTIVDTRTWAVEPDLEKFSIVLDGRPYTSGDVNFWGVTFSKDDDTFYATLGTAGQTYLVKGSLARRSVTALAQNVECPSLSPDETRVAYKKRVMRGASLWREHVLDLRTLREQPLAEKRSVDDQALWLDDRTLAYALPAEGAPDTTDLWTVPADGSGTPRILTPAASSPTRLG, encoded by the coding sequence ATGACGCGCTCACGCCGGCTGCTCGTACTGGCGGTGGCCGTGCTGCTGCTCGGGGGCCTCGGTACCGCGCTGGTGCTGCGCGCCGCCGCCCGCGCCGAGCAGACGCAGGAGGGGGACCCGACGGTCGCCGCCGGCCGGGTCACGCTCGGGCGGCAGGACCGGCTGGCGTTCCTCAACGGCGCGCAGGGCCCGCACCGCGGAGCCCTCGTATCGGTCCCGGGGCAGGAGCCGCAGGCCGAGCGCACCGCCTCGGGCCTGACCTGTCAGCGCTTCCACGCTGCCGCCGGCACCGGCGTGTGCCTGAACTCCAGCCCGGGGGCGCTCGCGCAGGACAACCGGGCCCTGATCGTCGACTCGGATCTGCGCACCCTGCACGCCTTCCCGCTCGCCGGGACCCCGTCCCGGGCCCGGGTCTCACCGAGCGGCCACTTCGCCGCCTGGACGGTGTTCGTCTCCGGCGAGTCCTACGGCGCCGCGTTCTTCTCCACCCGTACGACGATCGTCGACACCCGTACCTGGGCGGTCGAACCGGATCTGGAGAAGTTCTCCATCGTGCTGGACGGGCGCCCCTACACCTCGGGCGACGTGAACTTCTGGGGCGTCACCTTCTCCAAGGACGACGACACCTTCTACGCCACCCTCGGTACGGCAGGTCAGACGTACCTGGTCAAGGGCTCGCTCGCGCGGCGCAGCGTTACCGCCCTCGCCCAGAACGTGGAGTGTCCGTCCCTGTCCCCGGACGAGACCCGCGTCGCGTACAAGAAGCGCGTCATGCGCGGCGCTTCGCTTTGGCGCGAGCACGTACTGGACCTGCGGACGCTGCGGGAGCAGCCGCTCGCCGAGAAGCGCAGCGTGGACGACCAGGCACTCTGGCTCGACGACCGCACCCTGGCCTACGCCCTGCCCGCCGAGGGCGCTCCGGACACCACCGACCTCTGGACGGTCCCGGCGGACGGATCGGGCACCCCCCGCATCCTGACCCCGGCGGCCTCCTCCCCGACCCGGCTCGGCTGA
- a CDS encoding SDR family NAD(P)-dependent oxidoreductase — protein MSSVRGKRILVTGGAGTIGSHVVDLLVDNGAREVVVLDNFVRGRAANLARALESGVVDVVEGDIRDTAAVRKATEGAELVFHLAAIRITQCAEEPRLANEVLVDGTFNVLEAAVAAGVGKVIASSSASVYGLAETFPTTERHHPYNNDTFYGAAKAFNEGVLRSFHAMYGLDYIALRYFNVYGPRMDIHGLYTEVLIRWMERITAGEPPLILGDGTQTMDFADVRDIARANLLAAESDLTDEVFNVASGSETSLRDLAVGLLEAMGAEGMVPEHGPARAVNGVTRRLADTSRASERLGFTTEIDMRRGLRDLVDWWRSERAADAEAGTDAEGRR, from the coding sequence TTGAGCAGCGTACGAGGCAAGAGGATTCTGGTCACCGGCGGAGCGGGCACCATAGGTTCGCACGTGGTCGACCTGCTGGTGGACAACGGGGCGCGCGAAGTCGTGGTGCTCGACAACTTCGTCCGGGGGCGCGCCGCCAACCTGGCCCGCGCCCTGGAGAGCGGCGTCGTGGACGTCGTCGAGGGAGACATCCGCGACACGGCCGCGGTCCGCAAGGCGACCGAGGGCGCCGAGCTGGTGTTCCACCTCGCCGCCATCCGGATCACCCAGTGCGCGGAGGAGCCGCGCCTGGCGAACGAGGTACTGGTCGACGGCACGTTCAACGTACTGGAGGCGGCGGTCGCCGCCGGGGTGGGCAAGGTCATCGCCTCGTCCTCGGCCTCGGTCTACGGCCTCGCCGAGACCTTCCCCACCACGGAGCGCCACCACCCGTACAACAACGACACCTTCTACGGGGCGGCGAAGGCCTTCAACGAGGGCGTGCTGCGCAGCTTCCACGCCATGTACGGGCTGGACTACATCGCCCTGCGCTACTTCAACGTGTACGGGCCCCGCATGGACATCCACGGGCTGTACACCGAGGTGCTCATCCGCTGGATGGAACGGATCACGGCGGGCGAGCCGCCGCTGATCCTCGGCGACGGCACCCAGACGATGGACTTCGCCGACGTCCGGGACATCGCACGGGCCAACCTCCTCGCCGCCGAATCCGACCTGACCGACGAGGTGTTCAACGTCGCCAGCGGGTCCGAGACCAGCCTGCGCGACCTCGCGGTCGGGCTGCTGGAGGCCATGGGCGCGGAGGGGATGGTGCCGGAGCACGGCCCGGCCCGCGCCGTGAACGGAGTCACCCGGCGCCTCGCCGACACCTCGCGGGCTTCGGAGCGCCTCGGTTTCACCACCGAGATCGACATGCGCCGCGGACTGCGGGACCTGGTGGACTGGTGGCGGTCCGAGCGCGCGGCGGACGCGGAGGCCGGCACCGACGCGGAGGGCCGCCGATGA
- a CDS encoding MFS transporter has product MYLADRSAPAGAKTAPDGGPVRAPAVASAVLALGTVSLITDVSSEMVTAVLPLYLVAGLGLSPLGFGALDGVYNGVSALVQLTGGHLADRVRNHKLIAGIGYGLSALCKPLLLLAHSLGPVGVVLALERTGKGLRTAPRDALISLSTPAELQGRAFGVHRAMDTTGALLGPLTAFFILNMAVGGYDAVFGVSACIAVLGVVVLMLFVPSGAGPGPTGPAPGAVDPGGASPGPAKPDAVNVREALALLRQPRLRALTVCAALLGLTTVSDAFLYLLLQDRSGIHEQWFPLLPLGTAAVFLLLAVPAGALADRIGRRTVFLTGHALLLAGYGLLLWAPHWPALPWLVLVLHGMFYAATDGVLPAAVAATVPAELRATGIALVGTGRALARFGCSLAIGAAWTLWGAGPALAAAAAGLCCCTAVAGFVLRPDAPGSAPDPDRLPRGTR; this is encoded by the coding sequence ATGTACCTCGCGGACCGCTCCGCGCCCGCCGGCGCGAAGACCGCACCGGACGGCGGGCCCGTCCGGGCCCCGGCGGTCGCTTCGGCCGTTCTCGCACTGGGCACGGTCAGCCTGATCACCGACGTCTCCTCCGAGATGGTCACCGCGGTGCTGCCGCTGTACCTGGTCGCCGGACTGGGTCTGAGCCCGCTCGGCTTCGGCGCGCTCGACGGCGTCTACAACGGCGTGAGCGCGCTGGTGCAGTTGACCGGCGGCCACCTCGCCGACCGGGTCCGCAACCACAAGCTGATCGCCGGGATCGGCTACGGCCTGTCCGCCCTGTGCAAGCCGCTGCTGCTGCTCGCGCACAGCCTCGGACCGGTGGGCGTGGTCCTCGCCCTGGAGCGGACCGGCAAGGGTCTGCGCACCGCCCCGCGCGACGCACTGATCTCCCTTTCCACACCTGCGGAGTTACAGGGGCGGGCGTTCGGCGTACACCGCGCCATGGACACGACCGGGGCCCTGCTCGGCCCGCTCACCGCCTTCTTCATCCTGAACATGGCGGTGGGCGGATACGACGCCGTGTTCGGTGTCAGCGCGTGCATCGCCGTGCTCGGCGTCGTGGTGCTGATGCTGTTCGTCCCGTCGGGAGCGGGCCCCGGCCCGACCGGCCCCGCCCCCGGCGCGGTGGATCCCGGTGGCGCGAGTCCCGGCCCGGCGAAGCCCGACGCGGTGAACGTGCGGGAGGCGCTGGCCCTGCTGCGCCAGCCCCGGCTGCGCGCCCTGACGGTCTGCGCCGCGCTGCTGGGCCTGACCACCGTCAGCGACGCCTTCCTCTACCTGCTGCTCCAGGACCGCAGCGGAATCCACGAGCAGTGGTTCCCGTTGCTCCCCCTCGGCACCGCCGCCGTGTTCCTGCTGCTGGCCGTGCCGGCCGGCGCCCTGGCCGACCGGATCGGGCGCCGTACCGTGTTCCTCACCGGGCACGCCCTCCTGCTGGCCGGCTACGGGCTGTTGCTGTGGGCCCCCCACTGGCCCGCCCTGCCCTGGCTGGTCCTCGTCCTGCACGGCATGTTCTACGCCGCGACCGACGGGGTGCTGCCCGCCGCCGTCGCCGCGACCGTCCCCGCGGAGCTGCGGGCCACCGGCATCGCCCTCGTCGGCACCGGCCGGGCGCTCGCCCGCTTCGGCTGCTCGCTCGCCATCGGCGCCGCTTGGACGCTCTGGGGCGCGGGCCCGGCGCTCGCCGCCGCCGCGGCCGGGCTGTGCTGCTGCACGGCCGTCGCCGGCTTCGTCCTGCGCCCGGACGCCCCGGGCTCCGCTCCGGACCCGGACCGACTCCCCCGAGGAACCCGATGA
- a CDS encoding NeuD/PglB/VioB family sugar acetyltransferase yields the protein MTAPDGRGAGALATEDLLVVGAGGFARETAQAVRDAAAADRERGRAPRWRLAGHLDDDPALHGRDVDGVPVLGGSDLVHRRPGARVVVCVGSPRDYAVRARLVRRLALPEDRYATVVHPTAAVSASSVLGAGSVLLAHCVLTAAVRVGAHVAVMPHAVLTHDDTVGDFATLASGVRLGGGVRLGRGAYVGAGALVREGTTVGAWSLTGMGSTVLADVPPGEVWAGSPARRLREAGGPALEELRADDERTGRRPETRMGSTVG from the coding sequence ATGACCGCCCCCGACGGCCGGGGCGCCGGGGCGCTGGCGACCGAGGACCTGCTGGTCGTCGGGGCGGGCGGATTCGCGCGCGAGACCGCCCAGGCCGTACGGGACGCGGCCGCCGCCGACCGGGAGCGCGGCCGCGCACCGCGGTGGCGGCTCGCCGGGCACCTGGACGACGACCCGGCCCTGCACGGCCGGGACGTGGACGGGGTGCCGGTGCTGGGCGGCAGCGACCTGGTGCACCGGCGCCCCGGGGCCCGGGTCGTGGTCTGCGTGGGCAGCCCGCGCGACTACGCCGTACGGGCCCGCCTCGTGCGGCGCCTGGCCCTGCCCGAGGACCGGTACGCGACCGTGGTGCACCCCACGGCCGCCGTCTCGGCGTCCTCGGTGCTCGGTGCGGGCTCGGTCCTGCTCGCGCACTGCGTGCTGACCGCGGCCGTACGGGTGGGGGCCCACGTGGCGGTGATGCCGCACGCGGTCCTCACCCACGACGACACGGTCGGGGACTTCGCCACGCTCGCCTCGGGGGTCCGCCTGGGCGGCGGGGTCCGGCTGGGGCGCGGGGCGTACGTGGGCGCGGGCGCCCTGGTCCGGGAGGGCACGACGGTCGGCGCCTGGTCGCTGACCGGCATGGGGAGCACGGTCCTGGCCGATGTGCCGCCCGGCGAGGTGTGGGCCGGAAGCCCGGCCCGCCGGCTGCGCGAGGCGGGTGGCCCGGCGCTCGAAGAGCTGCGGGCCGATGACGAACGGACCGGCCGCAGGCCGGAGACACGGATGGGGAGCACAGTCGGATGA
- a CDS encoding DegT/DnrJ/EryC1/StrS family aminotransferase gives MSAQDPVRAQDPVPAQAPAPGRIPVMVPWLGEEEARAAADAVLSGWVAQGPRVTEFERAFAERVGAEHGIAVSSCTTALHLALIALDLGPGDEVVVPSLSFIATANAVRYVGAHPVFADVEEATGNLTPDTVDAVRTPRTKAVLAVHQGGVPADVHALRAACADWGVPLVEDAACGIGATVGGKSVGHGALLAAWSFHPRKVITTGEGGMVTTDDAQWAQRLRRLREHGMNVSAAQRHASSKPIAESYLEVGYNYRMTDIQAAVGLVQLGKLDAIVARRRELAARYGRLLDGIPGLRPVRDPGHGEGNFQSYWVLLTEDYPVGRDELLAVLAEAGISARRGIMASHLEPAYAGHAAAPLPVTERISRDSLILPLFHTMTHDQQDRVVAALRARAAG, from the coding sequence ATGAGCGCCCAGGACCCCGTACGCGCCCAGGACCCCGTACCCGCCCAGGCCCCCGCGCCCGGCCGCATCCCCGTCATGGTCCCGTGGCTCGGTGAAGAGGAGGCGCGGGCGGCCGCCGACGCGGTGCTCTCGGGCTGGGTGGCCCAGGGTCCCCGCGTCACCGAGTTCGAGCGGGCCTTCGCCGAACGGGTGGGCGCCGAGCACGGCATCGCCGTGAGCTCGTGCACCACCGCCCTGCACCTGGCGCTGATCGCGCTCGACCTCGGCCCGGGCGACGAAGTGGTCGTACCCTCGCTGTCCTTCATCGCCACCGCCAACGCGGTGCGGTACGTGGGCGCGCACCCGGTGTTCGCGGACGTCGAGGAGGCCACCGGGAACCTGACCCCCGACACCGTGGACGCCGTACGCACCCCGCGGACGAAGGCGGTCCTCGCCGTCCACCAGGGCGGGGTGCCGGCGGACGTGCACGCCCTGCGCGCGGCGTGCGCCGACTGGGGCGTCCCGCTCGTCGAGGACGCGGCCTGCGGGATCGGCGCGACCGTGGGCGGCAAGTCGGTGGGCCACGGCGCCCTGCTCGCCGCCTGGTCTTTCCACCCCCGCAAGGTGATCACCACCGGTGAGGGCGGCATGGTGACCACCGACGACGCCCAGTGGGCGCAGCGCCTGCGCCGCCTGCGCGAGCACGGCATGAACGTGTCCGCGGCGCAACGGCACGCCAGCAGCAAGCCCATCGCCGAGAGCTATCTGGAGGTCGGCTACAACTACCGGATGACCGACATCCAGGCCGCGGTCGGCCTGGTGCAGCTCGGCAAACTGGACGCGATCGTGGCCCGCCGCCGCGAACTGGCCGCCCGGTACGGCCGGTTGCTCGACGGCATCCCCGGTCTGCGCCCGGTCCGCGACCCCGGCCACGGCGAAGGCAACTTCCAGTCGTACTGGGTGCTGCTGACCGAGGACTACCCCGTCGGCCGCGACGAGCTCCTCGCGGTGCTGGCCGAGGCCGGGATCTCAGCCCGGCGCGGGATCATGGCCTCGCACCTGGAACCGGCGTACGCCGGGCACGCAGCGGCGCCGCTGCCGGTGACCGAACGGATCAGCCGCGACTCGCTGATCCTGCCGCTGTTCCACACGATGACGCACGACCAGCAGGACCGGGTGGTCGCGGCACTGCGCGCACGAGCCGCCGGATGA